One genomic window of bacterium includes the following:
- a CDS encoding 2,3-bisphosphoglycerate-independent phosphoglycerate mutase: MTSQGKILILLCDGVADRPVGELDGKTPLEAARTPNFDRLARRGENGILDPVAPGVRPGSDTAHLALLGYDPYEYYTGRGPFEALGVGMDVRPGDVAFRCNFATVEERDGELVVIDRRAGRITEGTAELVAPLNGVELDGVKCFIKESTAHRAALVLRGDGLGAAVSDVDPHEEGAAVARAAGPTPEDEKTAAVVNKFVALSYETLKGHAVNDERARRNLPPANIILPRGAGLAPHIPRVTELYDLTAAAVVEVGLIRGIARYCGLDVVPLPEAVNGGLDTDLGAFMAATAEAVGKYDLVLANVKGPDVAGHDGDAAAKVAVIERIDAAAAPLLDGLPAGCHVAILGDHATPVAVRDHSGDPVPVLFWGPGVRTDAVETFGERPAAVGGAGRLRGRDLLPILLNLAGRAEKFGA; the protein is encoded by the coding sequence ATGACATCCCAAGGGAAAATATTGATACTGCTGTGCGACGGCGTGGCGGACAGGCCGGTGGGAGAGCTGGACGGCAAGACGCCGCTCGAGGCCGCCCGCACCCCCAACTTCGACCGACTGGCGCGGCGGGGCGAAAACGGCATCCTCGACCCCGTAGCGCCCGGCGTGCGCCCCGGTTCCGACACGGCGCACCTGGCGCTGCTGGGCTACGACCCTTACGAGTACTACACCGGCCGCGGGCCGTTCGAGGCGCTGGGCGTCGGTATGGACGTGCGCCCGGGCGACGTGGCGTTCCGCTGCAACTTCGCGACGGTGGAAGAGCGGGACGGCGAGCTCGTCGTTATCGACCGACGCGCGGGCCGCATCACCGAGGGGACCGCGGAGCTGGTCGCCCCCCTGAACGGCGTCGAGCTCGACGGCGTTAAATGCTTCATCAAGGAATCGACCGCTCACCGGGCCGCGCTCGTCCTCCGCGGCGACGGCCTGGGCGCCGCCGTCAGCGACGTCGACCCCCACGAGGAGGGCGCGGCCGTCGCCCGCGCCGCCGGCCCAACGCCCGAAGACGAAAAAACCGCGGCCGTCGTAAACAAGTTCGTCGCGCTGTCGTACGAGACGCTGAAGGGCCACGCCGTCAACGACGAGCGCGCGCGACGCAACCTCCCGCCCGCCAATATTATCTTACCGCGCGGGGCCGGCCTCGCGCCCCACATCCCGCGCGTCACGGAGCTCTACGACCTGACCGCGGCCGCCGTCGTGGAGGTAGGCCTCATCCGCGGTATTGCGCGGTACTGCGGCCTGGACGTCGTCCCGCTGCCGGAGGCGGTCAACGGCGGCCTGGATACCGACCTCGGCGCCTTTATGGCCGCCACGGCCGAGGCCGTGGGGAAATACGACCTCGTCCTCGCGAACGTGAAAGGGCCCGACGTCGCCGGCCACGACGGCGACGCCGCGGCCAAGGTCGCCGTCATCGAGCGCATCGACGCCGCCGCGGCGCCGCTGCTCGACGGCCTCCCGGCCGGCTGCCACGTCGCGATATTGGGTGACCACGCGACGCCGGTGGCGGTGCGCGACCACAGCGGCGACCCGGTCCCGGTGCTCTTTTGGGGCCCGGGGGTGCGTACCGACGCCGTCGAGACGTTCGGCGAGCGCCCCGCGGCCGTGGGCGGCGCCGGCCGCCTGCGCGGCCGGGACCTCCTGCCGATATTACTCAACCTGGCGGGCCGAGCGGAGAAGTTCGGCGCGTAG
- the proS gene encoding proline--tRNA ligase, translating into MEEKNEKKFVKDICRRDVDFSQWYIDVVRKAELADYAPVRGCMVIRPYGYAIWELLRDALDARIKAAGHENAYFPLLIPESFLAKEAEHTEGFTPQVAWVTQGGTEVLEERLAIRPTSEAIICQMYAKWIRSWRDLPVLINQWANIVRWEKVTRLFLRTTEFLWQEGHTAHRTADEAHEEALMILELYEKFVHEVLAIPVYTGVKTDRERFPGALQTYTVEALMPDGRALQAGTSHNLGQHFAKVFDITYLEEDNKLHYVWQTSWGVTTRLIGALIMVHGDDAGLKLPPRVAPVQAVVVPITFEKTKEDVLAKARALADELAAAGLRVKLDDRDEYTPGWKFNEWEMRGAPLRLELGPKDVEKGVVTAVRRDTREKTAVPRDKIAAWVAETLEAIQGDMLAAAASYLQENTKTVDNRDDFYSLLEGRPGFVRAPWCGESACEDDIATQTGATIRFIPLEPEDAGDKSCAGCGGKAKVWAYFAKAY; encoded by the coding sequence ATGGAAGAAAAAAATGAAAAAAAATTCGTGAAGGATATCTGCCGGCGGGACGTCGACTTCTCGCAGTGGTACATCGACGTCGTCCGCAAGGCCGAGCTGGCCGACTACGCGCCGGTTCGCGGGTGTATGGTGATTCGGCCGTACGGCTACGCCATATGGGAGCTGCTCCGCGACGCGCTCGACGCGCGCATCAAGGCCGCCGGCCACGAGAACGCGTACTTCCCGCTGCTTATCCCGGAATCGTTTCTGGCCAAAGAGGCCGAACACACCGAGGGCTTTACGCCCCAGGTGGCATGGGTGACGCAGGGCGGCACCGAAGTGCTGGAGGAGCGCCTCGCCATCCGGCCCACCTCGGAGGCCATCATCTGCCAGATGTACGCCAAGTGGATACGCTCGTGGCGCGACTTGCCGGTCCTGATAAACCAGTGGGCCAATATCGTGCGGTGGGAGAAGGTCACGCGCCTCTTCTTGCGGACCACCGAGTTCCTGTGGCAGGAGGGCCACACCGCCCACCGCACCGCCGACGAGGCCCACGAGGAAGCCTTGATGATCCTCGAGCTCTACGAGAAATTCGTCCACGAAGTCCTCGCCATCCCGGTGTACACGGGCGTCAAAACCGACCGCGAACGCTTCCCGGGCGCCCTCCAAACGTATACCGTGGAGGCGCTCATGCCGGACGGCCGGGCGCTGCAGGCCGGCACGTCCCACAACCTGGGTCAGCACTTCGCCAAGGTTTTCGACATAACGTACCTGGAGGAAGACAACAAGCTCCACTACGTGTGGCAAACGTCGTGGGGCGTCACCACCCGCTTGATAGGCGCCCTTATAATGGTTCACGGCGACGACGCCGGCCTTAAGCTCCCGCCCCGGGTGGCGCCGGTGCAGGCGGTCGTCGTCCCCATCACCTTCGAGAAGACCAAGGAAGACGTCCTGGCCAAGGCCCGCGCGCTGGCCGACGAGCTCGCGGCGGCGGGGCTGCGCGTGAAGCTCGACGACCGCGACGAGTACACGCCCGGGTGGAAGTTCAACGAGTGGGAGATGCGCGGCGCGCCGCTCAGGCTCGAGCTCGGGCCCAAGGACGTCGAGAAGGGCGTCGTCACCGCGGTGCGGCGCGACACCCGCGAGAAAACGGCGGTGCCCCGCGATAAAATCGCCGCCTGGGTCGCGGAGACGCTCGAGGCGATACAGGGGGACATGCTGGCCGCGGCCGCCTCCTACTTACAAGAGAACACCAAGACCGTCGACAACCGCGACGACTTCTACTCCCTCCTCGAGGGGCGGCCCGGCTTCGTCCGGGCGCCGTGGTGCGGCGAGTCCGCGTGCGAAGACGACATCGCGACGCAGACCGGCGCCACCATTCGCTTCATCCCGCTCGAGCCGGAGGACGCCGGCGACAAGAGCTGCGCCGGCTGCGGCGGCAAGGCCAAGGTCTGGGCGTACTTCGCGAAGGCGTACTGA
- a CDS encoding O-antigen ligase family protein encodes MATWLKTVRRQPGGEGLLRSAGRRVRGGVWGTNRRRTVTALALVLLATASYFLLWKGSATRLLQLSLFLFLFLTIITKPHLGVIALRVYRSLAQGLQLERLFRGLGVTLTKSIGLFTLIGFVALVVTQKKKPVFGHKTQLVFLYGFLVATLISAFQALAWSKVWTATFQLLENIILYVIFINLFAETKWFARYTWFFVLSLLTSCVTGIGSIAMSGVIRAAGAVGNPNGLAMVGNFAAAMLLVLTLSVTDAKKRLLSLCGLATCVVTIIFTGSRGGLLTIIITFTYQLIKKRKKLIPYLLAASVLVVALILIPEQYKTRQERWFGALFTGETEEALGGSRGYIYRSALDIFKSSPLIGIGPRTFGTIYRAEYAAEARGPAEHVKAVHSGILEVLVSTGVVGFFFFLGLIIVTFRLFRENERLCRGAGLDEYFLLNGMYEALFVATIVAGSFETILRGGQTFFVAIAAAAAVNRAAVLLSAGAPSRVAAAPLAAPETAGGAAAAR; translated from the coding sequence GGGACGAACCGGCGCCGGACGGTGACGGCGCTGGCGTTGGTGTTATTGGCGACGGCCTCTTACTTTTTGTTATGGAAGGGGTCGGCGACCAGGCTGCTACAGCTTTCGTTATTCCTGTTTTTATTCCTGACGATCATAACGAAACCCCACCTCGGCGTCATCGCGTTAAGGGTTTACCGTTCGTTGGCCCAGGGGCTGCAGCTGGAGCGCCTCTTCCGCGGCTTAGGCGTTACGCTCACCAAGAGCATCGGCCTCTTCACGCTCATCGGGTTCGTAGCGTTGGTCGTCACCCAAAAAAAGAAGCCCGTCTTCGGCCATAAAACGCAACTGGTATTTTTATACGGCTTCCTGGTCGCCACCTTGATATCGGCGTTCCAAGCGCTGGCGTGGAGTAAGGTATGGACGGCTACCTTCCAACTGCTCGAGAACATAATATTGTACGTTATATTCATAAACCTCTTCGCCGAAACGAAATGGTTCGCTCGCTATACGTGGTTCTTCGTACTTTCATTACTAACCTCCTGCGTTACCGGGATAGGCTCGATAGCTATGAGCGGGGTCATACGCGCCGCGGGAGCGGTGGGCAACCCCAACGGCCTGGCTATGGTGGGGAATTTCGCCGCCGCCATGTTGCTCGTACTTACGCTGTCCGTAACGGACGCCAAGAAAAGACTGCTCTCCCTCTGCGGCCTGGCCACGTGCGTCGTAACGATCATCTTCACCGGCTCGCGGGGCGGCCTATTGACCATCATTATAACCTTTACGTACCAACTGATAAAAAAACGTAAGAAGTTAATCCCATATCTGTTGGCCGCCTCCGTATTGGTGGTCGCCCTGATACTAATACCGGAGCAATACAAAACCCGACAAGAGCGATGGTTCGGCGCGTTGTTCACCGGGGAAACGGAAGAGGCCCTCGGCGGGTCGCGCGGTTACATTTACCGTTCCGCGCTGGACATCTTTAAGAGCTCGCCCCTCATAGGCATCGGGCCGCGGACGTTCGGGACCATTTACCGGGCCGAATACGCGGCCGAAGCCCGCGGGCCCGCGGAGCACGTCAAGGCCGTCCACAGCGGCATATTGGAAGTACTCGTTAGTACGGGCGTCGTCGGCTTCTTTTTCTTCCTGGGGTTGATAATCGTTACTTTCCGGTTGTTCCGCGAGAACGAGCGCCTTTGCCGCGGCGCCGGCCTGGACGAGTACTTTCTCTTGAACGGCATGTACGAAGCGCTGTTCGTAGCGACCATCGTCGCGGGCTCGTTCGAGACGATACTGCGGGGGGGCCAGACGTTTTTCGTAGCTATAGCCGCGGCCGCCGCGGTAAACAGGGCCGCGGTGTTACTCTCGGCCGGCGCGCCCTCCCGCGTCGCCGCGGCGCCGCTGGCCGCGCCCGAAACGGCGGGCGGCGCGGCCGCCGCGAGGTGA